Proteins encoded by one window of Zerene cesonia ecotype Mississippi chromosome 6, Zerene_cesonia_1.1, whole genome shotgun sequence:
- the LOC119840478 gene encoding uncharacterized protein LOC119840478 has product MKHQEVGVDYWAMLKTMFAYGALTGLGWIMLRLFHAVFTLPRRLRSQQNDIQNSLKELQKRFPDLNITEEDLRNAEKELDELIKEDNDKKDTVNEKEASVETEEDKKDI; this is encoded by the exons ATGAAACACCAAGAAGTAGGTGTAGATTATTGGGCTATGCTAAAAACTATGTTCGCCTATGGTGCTCTGACAGGTCTTGGTTGGATTATGTTAAGGCTTTTCCACGCTGTGTTCACGCTGCCGAGGCGACTGCGGTCACAACAGAACGATATACAAAACTCTTTGAAAGAACTTCAG AAACGGTTTCCGGACCTCAATATCACTGAGGAAGACTTGAGAAATGCTGAAAAAGAACTAGATGAGCTTATAAAGGAAGATAATGATAAGAAAGACACTGTAAACGAAAAGGAAGCTTCAGTGGAAACAGAAGaagataaaaaagatatataa
- the LOC119840537 gene encoding sorting nexin-4-like isoform X1, translating into MSADSSPIKLPKSQSEIQTLDAFENQDTLIKHVDISIVESEKRANGTLHVRDHYTVYLIDVKVTDPEYKLVQSKINMIWRRYTEFEQIHDYLQVTYPHVVIPPLPEKRILYAWRKCDTTDPEFIERRRAGLENFLLRVASHPRLCFDDQFINFLQQEHGWRETITDSGYLLQAENKLKSLSVSIRLKKPDPEIDSVKNYGKQLETNLGNFLYTRSKIIEKNYALCKLHANYGKLFSEWSVIEKEMGDGLQKAGHYFDSIADSIESIAEDEEQLADQLKEYLFFAAALQQLCANHEALQRNLENANDALNNRIAERSRAAAGKAGLMSRLFGTTEPDIVRDQSTRALDAKIAADRLAIERARAELQEFSKKATVEIEYFQKQKDKDLHESLVSFIALQVKAAKKNLQAWTQIKECLQNMP; encoded by the exons ATGTCGGCAGATAGTTCGCCGATCAAACTACCGAAATCTCAGAGTGAAATCCAAACTTTAGATGCTTTCGAAAACCAA gacACATTAATTAAGCATGTTGATATATCAATAGTGGAATCCGAGAAACGGGCTAATGGAACACTGCATGTACGAGATCATTATACTGTGTACTTAATTGATGTAAA agTAACTGATCCAGAATATAAATTAGTGcagtctaaaataaatatgatatggCGAAGATACACTGAGTTTGAACAGATTCATGACTATTTACAAGTTACATATCCACATGTAGTTATTCCACCATTGCCTGAAAAAAGA ATTCTTTATGCATGGAGGAAATGTGACACAACAGACCCTGAGTTCATAGAGCGCCGTCGTGCTGGCCTTGAAAACTTTTTGCTGCGGGTCGCATCACACCCGAGACTGTGTTTTGATGATCAGTTCATAAATTTTCTGCAGCAGGAGCATGGATGGCGAGAAACTATCACTGATAGTG GATATCTTCTACAAGCTGAAAATAAGCTAAAATCATTGTCTGTATCAATAAGACTTAAAAAACCAGATCCAGAAATTGATAGTGTTAAAAACTACGGGAAACAACTAGAAACAAATTTAGGAAACTTTCTTTATACAAg atctaaaataatagaaaaaaactatGCTCTATGCAAACTTCACGCAAACTATGGCAAGCTATTCAGTGAGTGGAGTGTCATAGAGAAAGAGATGGGTGATGGCTTACAAAAAGCAGGACATTATTTTG ATTCCATAGCAGATTCAATAGAGTCTATAGCCGAGGATGAAGAACAACTGGCAGACCAGCTCAAGGAGTATTTGTTCTTTGCAGCAGCCTTGCAGCAATTATGTGCGAACCATGAAGCACTACAACGCAATCTTGAGAATGCTAATGATGCTTTGAACAATag GATAGCGGAGCGCAGCCGCGCGGCGGCGGGCAAGGCGGGGCTGATGTCGCGGCTCTTCGGCACCACGGAGCCGGACATCGTGCGCGACCAGAGCACGCGCGCGCTCGACGCCAAGATCGCCGCCGACCGCCTCGCCATAGAGCGCGCGCGGGCCGAGCTCCA GGAGTTCTCAAAGAAAGCGACTgttgaaattgaatatttccAAAAGCAAAAGGATAAAGACCTTCATGAGTCACTCGTCAGTTTCATCGCTTTGCAAGTGAAAGCAGCtaaaaag AACCTACAAGCCTGGACACAAATCAAGGAATGCCTTCAAAACATGCCTTAA
- the LOC119840537 gene encoding sorting nexin-4-like isoform X2 has product MLSKTKYLHYSIVRVTDPEYKLVQSKINMIWRRYTEFEQIHDYLQVTYPHVVIPPLPEKRILYAWRKCDTTDPEFIERRRAGLENFLLRVASHPRLCFDDQFINFLQQEHGWRETITDSGYLLQAENKLKSLSVSIRLKKPDPEIDSVKNYGKQLETNLGNFLYTRSKIIEKNYALCKLHANYGKLFSEWSVIEKEMGDGLQKAGHYFDSIADSIESIAEDEEQLADQLKEYLFFAAALQQLCANHEALQRNLENANDALNNRIAERSRAAAGKAGLMSRLFGTTEPDIVRDQSTRALDAKIAADRLAIERARAELQEFSKKATVEIEYFQKQKDKDLHESLVSFIALQVKAAKKNLQAWTQIKECLQNMP; this is encoded by the exons ATGCTTTCGAAAACCAAGTACCTACATTATTCGATTGTCAG agTAACTGATCCAGAATATAAATTAGTGcagtctaaaataaatatgatatggCGAAGATACACTGAGTTTGAACAGATTCATGACTATTTACAAGTTACATATCCACATGTAGTTATTCCACCATTGCCTGAAAAAAGA ATTCTTTATGCATGGAGGAAATGTGACACAACAGACCCTGAGTTCATAGAGCGCCGTCGTGCTGGCCTTGAAAACTTTTTGCTGCGGGTCGCATCACACCCGAGACTGTGTTTTGATGATCAGTTCATAAATTTTCTGCAGCAGGAGCATGGATGGCGAGAAACTATCACTGATAGTG GATATCTTCTACAAGCTGAAAATAAGCTAAAATCATTGTCTGTATCAATAAGACTTAAAAAACCAGATCCAGAAATTGATAGTGTTAAAAACTACGGGAAACAACTAGAAACAAATTTAGGAAACTTTCTTTATACAAg atctaaaataatagaaaaaaactatGCTCTATGCAAACTTCACGCAAACTATGGCAAGCTATTCAGTGAGTGGAGTGTCATAGAGAAAGAGATGGGTGATGGCTTACAAAAAGCAGGACATTATTTTG ATTCCATAGCAGATTCAATAGAGTCTATAGCCGAGGATGAAGAACAACTGGCAGACCAGCTCAAGGAGTATTTGTTCTTTGCAGCAGCCTTGCAGCAATTATGTGCGAACCATGAAGCACTACAACGCAATCTTGAGAATGCTAATGATGCTTTGAACAATag GATAGCGGAGCGCAGCCGCGCGGCGGCGGGCAAGGCGGGGCTGATGTCGCGGCTCTTCGGCACCACGGAGCCGGACATCGTGCGCGACCAGAGCACGCGCGCGCTCGACGCCAAGATCGCCGCCGACCGCCTCGCCATAGAGCGCGCGCGGGCCGAGCTCCA GGAGTTCTCAAAGAAAGCGACTgttgaaattgaatatttccAAAAGCAAAAGGATAAAGACCTTCATGAGTCACTCGTCAGTTTCATCGCTTTGCAAGTGAAAGCAGCtaaaaag AACCTACAAGCCTGGACACAAATCAAGGAATGCCTTCAAAACATGCCTTAA